The Agromyces atrinae genome window below encodes:
- the msrB gene encoding peptide-methionine (R)-S-oxide reductase MsrB, with product MEKLYRTTPEALSRLTPLQRKVTQDDATEPAFRNAYWDNKEPGLYVDVVSGQPLFASVHKYDSRSGWPSFTRPVDDAAVTEKVDRTLWMKRVEVRSAGADSHLGHVFDDGPTDTGGLRYCINSAALRFVPLADLEDAGYGDYRSLFEKETS from the coding sequence GTGGAGAAGCTCTACCGCACGACCCCCGAGGCGCTCAGCCGCCTCACCCCTCTGCAGCGCAAGGTCACGCAAGACGACGCGACCGAACCGGCGTTCCGTAACGCCTACTGGGACAACAAGGAGCCCGGCCTCTACGTCGACGTCGTCTCGGGCCAGCCGCTCTTCGCCTCGGTGCACAAGTACGACAGCCGCTCGGGCTGGCCGAGCTTCACGCGCCCCGTCGACGACGCGGCCGTGACGGAAAAGGTCGATCGCACCCTCTGGATGAAGCGCGTCGAGGTACGGTCGGCGGGAGCCGACAGCCACCTGGGTCACGTCTTCGACGACGGGCCGACGGATACCGGAGGCCTCCGCTACTGCATCAATTCCGCCGCCCTGCGGTTCGTACCCCTCGCCGACCTCGAAGATGCGGGTTACGGCGACTATCGTTCATTGTTCGAGAAGGAGACATCATGA
- a CDS encoding DUF2510 domain-containing protein gives MSGIAAGWYDDGHGAVRYWNGDAWTEHVAPEQPVAPEVAPDETSVGPAEATVAAEATVAAETSTTPAESGWAPISEPVAPAPALAPATPVYPAPDAATRLTPPAPRRRRVWPWVVGGVAAVLVIGGGMVGAVVVAMTVVERGTVVADGLGLPSDAPISSATADPAPSATGEPITSPGDPVQPSSRIGYASEVELTGDALLVADAYDRFNSALYGAECDALFDASSDAFRGGWIETCDDLLEQTGGAISDPGFRATIIAVGTGPWPEITVEEDYEGFGTVVAVYGAAADYDGIWRLDSYFEKSSPESPAE, from the coding sequence ATGAGCGGGATTGCCGCGGGCTGGTACGACGACGGACACGGGGCGGTCCGCTACTGGAACGGGGATGCCTGGACCGAGCACGTCGCTCCCGAGCAGCCTGTCGCGCCCGAGGTGGCGCCCGACGAGACATCCGTCGGCCCCGCCGAGGCGACCGTGGCCGCCGAGGCGACTGTTGCCGCCGAGACATCCACGACCCCGGCGGAGTCGGGGTGGGCTCCGATCTCCGAACCCGTCGCGCCCGCTCCCGCGCTCGCGCCCGCCACGCCGGTGTACCCGGCTCCCGACGCCGCAACGAGACTCACCCCGCCCGCACCGCGTCGTCGACGGGTCTGGCCGTGGGTCGTCGGCGGAGTCGCCGCGGTCCTCGTCATCGGCGGCGGAATGGTGGGCGCGGTCGTCGTCGCCATGACCGTGGTCGAGCGCGGCACCGTCGTCGCCGACGGGCTGGGGCTGCCGAGCGACGCTCCGATCTCCAGTGCGACGGCCGATCCGGCGCCGAGCGCGACGGGCGAGCCGATCACGTCGCCCGGGGATCCCGTCCAGCCCTCCTCCCGCATCGGATACGCGAGCGAGGTCGAGCTCACGGGTGACGCGCTCCTCGTCGCCGACGCCTACGACCGCTTCAACTCGGCGCTCTACGGTGCCGAATGCGACGCGCTCTTCGATGCGTCGAGCGATGCGTTCCGCGGCGGCTGGATCGAGACGTGCGACGACCTGCTCGAACAGACGGGCGGGGCCATCTCCGACCCCGGGTTCAGGGCGACGATCATCGCCGTCGGCACCGGACCGTGGCCGGAGATCACCGTCGAAGAGGACTATGAGGGCTTCGGAACCGTGGTCGCCGTCTACGGTGCAGCGGCGGACTACGACGGCATCTGGCGGCTCGACAGCTACTTCGAGAAGTCGAGCCCCGAGAGCCCGGCCGAGTAG
- a CDS encoding TetR/AcrR family transcriptional regulator, with protein MTDAARPAPDGILRRDDPRVRRTRDALEAALATLLERHPLDTISVAELCREAGVHRTTFYAHAGGVHAFALATFSRQLDAASTVDVELSAESVEGVASRYAASLVDLLELVVAERAGYRALFTSTSRGVFRLALDERLRHRARLALEVWHELGVTGAPASSADREEAAAFIAGGLVGALEAWALGDETETDVASERIGALMPRWWPASTL; from the coding sequence GTGACGGATGCCGCTCGCCCCGCGCCCGACGGGATCCTGCGTCGCGACGACCCGCGGGTGCGCCGTACGCGCGACGCTCTCGAGGCCGCCCTCGCGACGCTCCTCGAGCGGCATCCGCTCGACACCATCTCGGTCGCCGAGCTCTGCCGAGAAGCCGGCGTGCACCGCACGACGTTCTACGCCCACGCGGGCGGAGTGCACGCGTTCGCCCTCGCGACGTTCAGCCGACAGCTCGACGCGGCCAGCACGGTCGACGTCGAGCTCTCGGCCGAGTCGGTCGAGGGTGTCGCCTCCCGCTACGCCGCGTCGCTCGTCGACCTGCTCGAACTCGTCGTCGCCGAGCGGGCGGGCTATCGGGCGCTGTTCACCTCGACGAGCCGCGGCGTCTTCCGGCTCGCTCTCGACGAGCGCCTCCGCCACCGCGCCCGACTCGCGCTCGAGGTGTGGCACGAACTCGGCGTGACCGGTGCGCCCGCGTCATCCGCCGACCGCGAGGAAGCGGCGGCCTTCATCGCGGGCGGGCTCGTCGGCGCGCTCGAGGCGTGGGCGCTCGGCGACGAGACCGAGACGGATGTCGCGAGCGAACGCATCGGCGCACTCATGCCGCGGTGGTGGCCGGCCTCGACTCTCTGA
- a CDS encoding pyridoxamine 5'-phosphate oxidase family protein, translated as MTERFTWDTANDVHARSLARLESEQIIWITTIGRNGFPHAVPVWFLWHDGAVVIFSEPATAKVKNLRENEHALAHLEAGDDHEQLTVLQGVARISERSASEWLAEIGDRYGAKYEHGLAELKLTAETMSEKYSSVIVLEPTHLIAW; from the coding sequence ATGACCGAGCGATTCACCTGGGACACCGCGAACGACGTCCACGCGCGTTCACTCGCACGCCTCGAGAGCGAGCAGATCATCTGGATCACGACGATCGGGCGCAACGGATTTCCGCACGCCGTGCCCGTCTGGTTCCTGTGGCACGACGGCGCCGTCGTGATCTTCTCCGAGCCGGCGACCGCGAAGGTCAAGAACCTGCGCGAGAACGAGCACGCGCTCGCCCACCTCGAGGCCGGCGACGACCACGAGCAGCTGACGGTGCTGCAGGGTGTGGCCCGCATCTCAGAGCGCTCGGCGAGCGAGTGGCTCGCCGAGATCGGCGACCGGTACGGCGCGAAGTACGAGCACGGTCTCGCCGAACTGAAGCTCACCGCCGAGACCATGTCGGAGAAGTACTCGAGCGTCATCGTGCTCGAGCCGACGCACCTCATCGCCTGGTGA
- the msrA gene encoding peptide-methionine (S)-S-oxide reductase MsrA, producing the protein MTNQTETAILAGGCFWGMQDLIRKRPGVLSTRVGYTGGDVPNATYRNHGSHAEAIEIVFDPSQTRYRDVLEFFFQVHDPSTKNRQGNDIGTSYRSAIFPQSPEQESIARDTIADVDASGIWPGPVATEIEPAGPFWEAEPEHQDYLEKYPNGYTCHFVRPGWVLPKRAAATA; encoded by the coding sequence ATGACGAATCAGACCGAGACCGCCATCCTCGCGGGCGGATGCTTCTGGGGCATGCAGGACCTGATCCGCAAGCGCCCGGGAGTGTTGTCGACCCGCGTGGGCTACACGGGCGGCGACGTGCCGAACGCGACGTACCGCAACCACGGCTCGCACGCCGAGGCGATCGAGATCGTCTTCGACCCGAGCCAGACGAGATACCGCGACGTGCTGGAGTTCTTCTTCCAGGTGCACGACCCGTCGACGAAGAACCGTCAGGGGAACGACATCGGCACGAGCTACCGCTCGGCGATCTTCCCGCAGTCGCCCGAGCAGGAGTCGATCGCACGCGACACCATCGCCGACGTCGACGCGTCGGGCATCTGGCCCGGCCCGGTCGCCACCGAGATCGAGCCCGCCGGTCCGTTCTGGGAGGCCGAGCCCGAGCACCAGGACTACCTCGAGAAGTACCCGAACGGCTACACGTGCCACTTCGTGCGTCCCGGCTGGGTGCTGCCGAAGCGCGCGGCGGCAACCGCCTAG
- a CDS encoding FUSC family protein: MRIPRRLPTIDRIQAAQRVPLVQVAKTAVATVGAWLVAGWLIPGPLPVFAAIAALLVVQPSVNQSFGKALERSFGVTIGVIIASIIAIVFGDFAWVILVTIVIAIFAAWALKMTATTSNQVAISAMLVLALGASSPEYAVDRVLETLIGAAIGLIINAAIVPPVLVKPARRDVGLLGEEIAACLDRLADALVTPQSAADLNALLIEARLLRPMADAAGRSIDEGYDSLTFNPRRSAHRSELDSYRALLARFYPMLTQIAGMTRAVTDHWNDSLIVEPQVHAIGEQLRRAAHDTRLLIRPAVDEPEPMTSEIPALTSPLVVSAPKGGNWVVIGALIEDLRRIHENLTDDPAM; this comes from the coding sequence GTGCGCATCCCCCGCCGCCTTCCCACGATCGACCGCATCCAGGCCGCGCAGCGCGTGCCCCTCGTGCAGGTCGCCAAGACCGCCGTCGCGACCGTCGGCGCGTGGCTCGTCGCGGGCTGGCTGATCCCGGGCCCTCTCCCCGTCTTCGCGGCCATCGCCGCGCTCCTCGTCGTGCAGCCGAGCGTCAACCAGTCGTTCGGCAAGGCACTCGAGCGCAGCTTCGGCGTGACGATCGGCGTCATCATCGCGTCGATCATCGCGATCGTGTTCGGCGACTTCGCGTGGGTCATCCTCGTGACGATCGTCATCGCGATCTTCGCCGCGTGGGCGCTCAAGATGACGGCGACGACGAGCAACCAGGTCGCGATCAGCGCGATGCTCGTGCTCGCGCTCGGCGCCTCGTCACCCGAGTACGCCGTCGACCGCGTGCTCGAGACGCTCATCGGCGCCGCGATCGGCCTCATCATCAACGCCGCGATCGTTCCGCCCGTGCTCGTGAAGCCCGCCCGGCGCGACGTCGGGCTCCTCGGCGAAGAGATCGCGGCGTGCCTCGACCGGCTCGCCGACGCGCTCGTCACACCGCAGTCCGCGGCCGACCTCAACGCCCTCCTCATCGAGGCCCGGCTGCTACGGCCGATGGCGGATGCCGCGGGCCGATCGATCGACGAGGGCTACGACTCGCTCACGTTCAACCCGCGCCGGTCGGCGCACCGCTCCGAGCTCGACTCGTACCGCGCGTTGCTCGCCCGCTTCTACCCGATGCTCACGCAGATCGCCGGCATGACCCGAGCGGTCACCGACCACTGGAACGACTCGCTCATCGTCGAGCCCCAGGTGCACGCGATCGGCGAGCAGTTGCGGCGCGCGGCGCACGATACGCGCCTCCTCATCCGCCCGGCGGTCGACGAGCCCGAGCCGATGACGTCCGAGATCCCCGCGCTCACCTCGCCGCTCGTCGTGAGCGCACCGAAGGGCGGCAACTGGGTCGTCATCGGCGCGCTCATCGAAGACCTCCGCCGCATCCACGAGAACCTCACCGACGATCCGGCCATGTGA
- a CDS encoding DUF4190 domain-containing protein, translated as MTNPQPYYYAQPAPPVEPKGLSITGFVLGIVSLFFGFTFLMPIAGLIFSIVGLKKEPAAKAFSITGIVVNAVALVSWLFVVILFVIIGGSIFAVLLGVAATNPSYNY; from the coding sequence ATGACCAACCCACAGCCCTACTACTACGCTCAGCCGGCCCCGCCCGTCGAGCCCAAGGGCCTCAGCATCACGGGCTTCGTGCTCGGCATCGTGTCGCTCTTCTTCGGATTCACGTTCCTGATGCCGATCGCCGGCCTCATCTTCTCGATCGTCGGCCTGAAGAAAGAGCCGGCCGCCAAGGCCTTCTCCATCACGGGCATCGTCGTGAACGCCGTCGCACTCGTCAGCTGGCTCTTCGTCGTCATCCTCTTCGTCATCATCGGCGGAAGCATCTTCGCGGTGCTCCTCGGCGTCGCCGCGACCAATCCGTCGTACAACTACTGA
- a CDS encoding phosphodiesterase, which yields MNSRTAEYPRPGHFLLHISDTHLLAGGRGLYDRVSSETHLRTLFDEFEASGARPDAIVFTGDLADKGEADAYARIRRIVEPVAENLGAQVIWVMGNHDDRRSFRTELFGEVVPSDRSVDRVYDVAGLRVITLDSTVPGHHYGEISSDQLDWLAEELSTDAEHGTILAMHHPPVPSVLDLAVSVELRDQAGLAEVVEGSDIRSIIAGHLHYSSTATFAGVPVSVASATCYTQDLNVPVGGTRGRDGARAFNLIHVYPSTVLHSVVPLGEFPALEYIDPSESARRLANAGFTITDAARRPRVPETPLLAPLTGASV from the coding sequence GTGAACAGCCGCACGGCCGAGTACCCGCGACCCGGCCACTTCCTGCTCCACATCAGTGACACCCACCTGCTCGCCGGCGGCCGCGGACTCTACGACCGGGTCTCGAGCGAGACCCACCTGCGCACGCTTTTCGATGAGTTCGAGGCCTCGGGCGCTCGCCCCGACGCGATCGTCTTCACGGGCGATCTCGCCGACAAGGGTGAGGCCGACGCCTACGCGCGAATCCGCCGCATCGTCGAACCCGTCGCCGAGAACCTCGGCGCGCAGGTCATCTGGGTCATGGGCAATCACGACGACCGCCGGTCGTTCCGCACCGAGCTCTTCGGTGAGGTCGTTCCGTCGGATCGCTCCGTCGATCGCGTCTACGACGTCGCCGGTCTCCGCGTCATCACCCTCGACTCGACCGTTCCCGGCCACCACTACGGCGAGATCTCGAGCGACCAGCTCGACTGGCTCGCCGAAGAGCTGTCGACGGATGCCGAGCACGGCACGATCCTCGCGATGCACCACCCACCCGTGCCGAGCGTGCTCGACCTCGCGGTGAGCGTCGAACTGCGCGACCAGGCCGGCCTCGCCGAGGTCGTCGAAGGCAGCGACATCCGCTCGATCATCGCCGGTCACCTGCACTACTCGTCGACCGCGACGTTCGCGGGCGTGCCCGTGTCGGTCGCTAGCGCCACGTGCTACACGCAAGACCTCAACGTGCCGGTCGGAGGCACGCGTGGTCGCGACGGAGCCCGCGCCTTCAACCTCATCCACGTGTACCCGTCGACGGTGCTGCACTCGGTCGTGCCGCTCGGCGAGTTCCCCGCGCTCGAGTACATCGACCCGTCCGAGAGCGCCCGCCGCCTCGCGAACGCCGGATTCACCATCACGGATGCCGCGCGCCGGCCTCGCGTGCCCGAAACGCCTCTGCTCGCACCGCTCACCGGCGCGAGCGTCTGA
- a CDS encoding TspO/MBR family protein, translated as MATSRGSDTARQITVAVSAVLAIIGSFIGSGAAGGEAVQNASNGALAADATLIAPGGPAFSIWSVIYLGLVAYAVWQFFPAQRSAERHRALGYWVAASLLLNAAWILSIQADLLWLSVPIIAVLLFVLVRAFMIARANPPSGIVDTVITDGTIGLYLGWVTIATAANITAVLVAAGFDGFGIAPEVWSVIVIAVAGLVGVLLAIRFGGRIAPTLSLCWGLAWVAVARLTDAPESIATAVAAIVAVAAIVIVTIAARVVAEKRSA; from the coding sequence ATGGCAACGTCGAGAGGGTCCGACACGGCCCGCCAGATCACGGTCGCGGTCAGCGCCGTCCTCGCGATCATCGGATCGTTCATCGGTTCCGGTGCGGCAGGCGGTGAAGCCGTGCAGAACGCCTCGAACGGCGCACTCGCGGCCGATGCCACACTCATCGCCCCCGGCGGACCCGCGTTCTCGATCTGGTCGGTCATCTACCTGGGGCTCGTCGCGTACGCGGTCTGGCAGTTCTTCCCCGCGCAGCGGAGCGCGGAGCGACACCGGGCGCTCGGCTACTGGGTCGCGGCCTCGCTGCTGCTGAACGCGGCGTGGATCCTCAGCATCCAGGCCGATCTCCTGTGGCTCAGCGTGCCCATCATCGCCGTGCTGCTCTTCGTGCTCGTGCGCGCGTTCATGATCGCGCGCGCCAACCCGCCCTCGGGCATCGTCGACACGGTCATCACCGACGGCACGATCGGCCTCTACCTCGGGTGGGTCACCATCGCGACCGCCGCCAACATCACGGCCGTGCTCGTCGCCGCGGGCTTCGACGGCTTCGGCATCGCTCCCGAGGTGTGGTCGGTCATCGTCATCGCGGTCGCCGGACTCGTGGGCGTGCTGCTCGCGATCCGCTTCGGCGGGCGCATCGCCCCCACGCTGTCGCTCTGCTGGGGTCTCGCCTGGGTCGCGGTCGCCCGACTGACCGATGCGCCCGAGTCGATCGCGACCGCCGTCGCGGCCATCGTCGCCGTCGCCGCGATCGTCATCGTGACCATCGCCGCTCGCGTCGTCGCGGAGAAGCGCTCGGCGTGA
- a CDS encoding glucose 1-dehydrogenase, translating to MARVSGKVALISGGARGMGASHARLLVEEGAKVVIGDILDADGEALAAELGDAVRYVHLDVTDYAQWEAAVATAVDAFGRLDIVVNNAGIANFAPIEDYTLEAWDQIIAINLTGVFYGIKSAVPALKESGAGSIINISSTAGLQGYEALPGYNAAKFGVRGLSKNAALDLGKYNIRVNSVHPGVIRTPMTDSLETPQNHVALHRVGEPIELSNLILFLASDESSFSTGAEFVADGGETAGLSHYDS from the coding sequence ATGGCACGAGTCAGCGGAAAAGTTGCTCTCATCAGCGGAGGAGCCCGCGGAATGGGCGCCTCGCACGCACGCCTCCTCGTCGAGGAAGGCGCGAAGGTCGTCATCGGCGACATCCTCGACGCCGACGGTGAAGCGCTCGCCGCCGAACTCGGCGACGCCGTGCGTTACGTGCACCTCGACGTGACCGACTACGCGCAGTGGGAGGCCGCGGTCGCCACGGCTGTCGACGCCTTCGGTCGCCTCGACATCGTCGTGAACAACGCGGGCATCGCGAACTTCGCCCCGATCGAGGACTACACGCTCGAGGCGTGGGACCAGATCATCGCGATCAACCTCACGGGCGTCTTCTACGGCATCAAGTCGGCCGTTCCCGCGCTCAAGGAGTCGGGCGCCGGCTCGATCATCAACATCTCGTCGACCGCGGGACTCCAGGGCTATGAGGCGCTGCCCGGCTACAACGCGGCCAAGTTCGGCGTGCGCGGACTCTCGAAGAACGCGGCCCTCGACCTCGGCAAGTACAACATCCGCGTCAACTCCGTGCACCCGGGTGTCATCCGCACCCCGATGACCGATAGCCTCGAGACCCCGCAGAACCACGTCGCCCTGCACCGCGTGGGTGAGCCGATCGAGCTGTCGAACCTCATCCTCTTCCTCGCGAGCGACGAATCGAGCTTCTCGACCGGCGCCGAGTTCGTCGCCGACGGAGGCGAGACCGCGGGACTCTCGCACTACGACAGCTAG
- a CDS encoding MFS transporter: MSDATTPPPATRSIPLTSQKKWRAYWVCVAVASLTILDLSKVNVALPSIEAAFGASSTELQLIVSGYVLTFGLTLVPAGRLGDQRSRKTFFIVGLSLFTLASIACALAPSGTFLLIARLVQGIAAGIQMPQVIGLIQQLFQGAERGKAFGLFGAMIGISTAFGPTLGGLLIAIGGPDDGWRGIFWINIPLGLIALALAIWLLPQTSTRSTAKVSLDGVGVLIFGVTVLALMWPFLFTTGAPTDDPTRWWLLGVFVIGVAGFILWERRYAASGRQALVPLELFRISSFRNGTVLAAVYFAALPSTFLLTTLYLQQGLGLEPVFAGMVGIGFALVSAVASWRGGILVAKYGRSLVVVGLVIVLAGAGLLVAAAVLTPPELTPWAMAAAMVFAGFGGGIVISPNQTLTLADIPVRDGGVAGSVGQLGQRIGTAIGTAIALSLFYSTLYNEKGGDNLTVYHHAYGFGMLAVAGMVAIALLVAVLDLGARRHDGRTPADDDLAQPGA; this comes from the coding sequence ATGAGTGACGCGACCACACCGCCCCCGGCGACACGCAGCATTCCCCTCACGTCGCAGAAGAAGTGGCGCGCGTACTGGGTCTGCGTCGCCGTCGCCTCGCTCACGATCCTCGACCTCTCGAAGGTCAACGTCGCGCTCCCCTCGATCGAGGCCGCGTTCGGCGCGAGTTCGACCGAGCTCCAGCTCATCGTGTCGGGCTACGTGCTCACCTTCGGGCTCACCCTCGTCCCGGCGGGCCGCCTCGGCGACCAGCGCTCGCGCAAGACGTTCTTCATCGTCGGCCTCAGCCTCTTCACCCTCGCGAGCATCGCGTGTGCTCTCGCGCCGAGCGGCACGTTCCTCTTGATCGCCCGCCTCGTGCAGGGCATCGCCGCCGGCATCCAGATGCCGCAGGTCATCGGCCTCATCCAGCAGCTGTTCCAGGGTGCCGAGCGCGGCAAGGCGTTCGGTCTCTTCGGCGCGATGATCGGCATCTCGACGGCCTTCGGCCCGACCCTCGGCGGTCTCCTCATCGCGATCGGCGGGCCGGATGACGGGTGGCGGGGCATCTTCTGGATCAACATCCCGCTCGGGCTCATCGCCCTGGCCCTCGCCATCTGGCTGCTCCCGCAGACGAGCACGCGCTCGACCGCGAAGGTCAGCCTCGACGGCGTCGGCGTGCTCATCTTCGGTGTGACGGTGCTCGCGCTCATGTGGCCGTTCCTCTTCACGACGGGCGCCCCGACCGACGACCCCACGCGCTGGTGGCTCCTCGGCGTGTTCGTCATCGGCGTCGCGGGCTTCATCCTGTGGGAGAGGCGCTACGCGGCATCCGGTCGTCAAGCGCTCGTGCCCCTCGAACTGTTCCGCATCTCGTCGTTCCGCAACGGCACCGTGCTCGCCGCCGTCTACTTCGCGGCCCTGCCGTCGACGTTCCTGCTGACGACCCTGTACCTACAGCAGGGCCTCGGGCTCGAGCCCGTGTTCGCCGGCATGGTGGGCATCGGGTTCGCCCTCGTGAGCGCCGTGGCCTCGTGGCGCGGCGGCATCCTCGTGGCGAAGTACGGCCGCTCGCTCGTCGTCGTCGGCCTCGTGATCGTGCTCGCGGGCGCCGGGCTGCTCGTCGCCGCGGCCGTGCTGACTCCGCCCGAACTGACCCCGTGGGCCATGGCCGCCGCGATGGTGTTCGCCGGGTTCGGCGGCGGCATCGTCATCTCGCCGAACCAGACGCTCACGCTCGCCGACATCCCCGTGCGCGACGGCGGCGTCGCGGGCTCCGTGGGCCAACTCGGCCAGCGCATCGGCACCGCGATCGGCACGGCCATCGCGCTCTCGCTCTTCTACTCGACGCTCTACAACGAGAAGGGCGGCGACAACCTCACGGTGTACCACCACGCCTACGGCTTCGGCATGCTCGCCGTCGCGGGCATGGTCGCCATCGCCCTCCTCGTCGCGGTGCTCGACCTCGGCGCCCGCCGTCACGACGGTCGCACCCCCGCCGACGACGACCTCGCCCAGCCCGGCGCCTGA
- a CDS encoding CHY zinc finger protein, whose protein sequence is MTRPVVLGRTVDDETRCAHYATPLDVVAIKFVCCDTYYPCFECHDESAGHAVIVRPRDRRDEPGILCGACGSELSTDVYQRALADDAACPRCGAGWNPACSLHAHLYFAD, encoded by the coding sequence GTGACCCGGCCGGTCGTGCTCGGTCGCACGGTCGACGACGAGACGCGGTGCGCCCACTACGCGACACCGCTCGACGTCGTCGCGATCAAGTTCGTGTGCTGCGACACGTACTACCCGTGCTTCGAGTGCCACGACGAGAGCGCCGGCCATGCCGTCATCGTGCGGCCGCGCGATCGCCGCGACGAGCCGGGCATCCTCTGCGGAGCGTGCGGTTCAGAGCTCAGCACCGACGTCTACCAGCGCGCCCTCGCCGACGACGCGGCCTGCCCGCGGTGCGGCGCGGGCTGGAATCCCGCGTGCTCCCTGCACGCGCACCTCTACTTCGCTGACTGA
- a CDS encoding MFS transporter — protein MRARLSIDPAHHADAQTDASPTAPPPAREPRRALAAATLGTMLEWYDFFLYGLAAALVFPTLFFPGDDPVAGMLLSFAVFATGFIARPIGGLICAYVGDRYGRQRTLVATLIVMGGATALIGLLPTHDQVGPVAPVLLVILRLAQGAATGGEWSGAVILTLEHSPDRRGFRGAFISSSVYIGLLLGNLAFVVLAATLDDDALLSWGWRLPFLASIALVAVGLYLRRRVSESPEFLAVRDRDERARQPLTTVLRRPRNVIAVFLVRVGQNTSFYVISVFCLSYAVTTVGLDSGVTLTALLVGSTVAAVLCPVWGAIGDRIGAIRLVVGGLLALGLLAAPLFLVLDSGDAALIVGVVVLAIGVANTAADGIQPSWFASLFPARVRYSGITIGREAGAIVGGGLAPLAATALLAATGHWWPIAALMIVGAGAGIVGAFLARPVGETAADETRTGETPVRESRPATTAA, from the coding sequence GTGCGCGCACGTCTATCGATCGACCCTGCCCACCATGCCGATGCACAGACGGATGCATCGCCGACAGCACCACCACCCGCCCGAGAACCCCGACGGGCGCTCGCCGCGGCGACGCTCGGCACGATGCTCGAGTGGTACGACTTCTTCCTCTACGGACTCGCCGCGGCGCTCGTCTTCCCGACGCTGTTCTTCCCCGGCGACGATCCGGTCGCGGGCATGCTCCTGTCGTTCGCAGTCTTCGCAACGGGCTTCATCGCGCGCCCGATCGGCGGACTGATCTGCGCCTACGTCGGCGATCGGTACGGTCGACAGCGCACCCTCGTGGCGACGCTCATCGTCATGGGTGGCGCGACAGCCCTCATCGGTCTGCTGCCGACGCACGATCAGGTCGGCCCCGTCGCCCCGGTCCTCCTCGTCATCCTCCGCCTCGCCCAGGGTGCGGCGACGGGCGGCGAGTGGAGCGGCGCGGTGATCCTGACGCTCGAGCATTCGCCCGACCGCCGCGGCTTCCGCGGCGCGTTCATCTCGAGTTCGGTCTACATCGGCCTGCTGCTCGGCAACCTCGCCTTCGTCGTACTCGCGGCGACGCTCGACGATGATGCGCTCCTCTCGTGGGGGTGGCGACTGCCGTTCCTCGCGAGCATCGCCCTCGTCGCCGTCGGGCTCTACCTCCGACGTCGGGTGAGCGAGTCGCCCGAGTTCCTCGCGGTGCGCGACCGCGACGAACGCGCACGGCAACCACTCACGACCGTGCTGCGTCGGCCGCGCAACGTCATCGCGGTCTTCCTCGTGCGCGTCGGCCAGAACACGAGCTTTTACGTCATCTCGGTGTTCTGCCTGAGCTACGCGGTCACGACGGTCGGTCTCGACTCGGGAGTCACGCTCACCGCACTCCTCGTCGGGTCGACGGTCGCCGCGGTGCTCTGCCCGGTGTGGGGTGCGATCGGCGACCGCATCGGTGCAATCCGGCTCGTCGTCGGCGGCCTCCTCGCTCTCGGTCTGCTCGCGGCCCCGCTCTTCCTCGTGCTCGACTCGGGCGACGCGGCGCTCATCGTCGGAGTCGTCGTGCTCGCGATCGGCGTCGCCAACACGGCCGCCGACGGCATCCAGCCGAGCTGGTTCGCCTCGCTCTTCCCGGCGCGCGTGCGCTACTCGGGCATCACGATCGGTCGCGAGGCCGGCGCGATCGTCGGCGGCGGACTCGCACCTCTTGCCGCGACGGCGCTGCTCGCGGCGACCGGGCACTGGTGGCCCATCGCCGCGCTCATGATCGTCGGGGCGGGGGCGGGCATCGTCGGTGCATTCCTCGCACGACCCGTCGGCGAGACCGCCGCCGATGAAACGCGCACCGGCGAGACGCCCGTCAGAGAGTCGAGGCCGGCCACCACCGCGGCATGA